A region from the Medicago truncatula cultivar Jemalong A17 chromosome 6, MtrunA17r5.0-ANR, whole genome shotgun sequence genome encodes:
- the LOC25496090 gene encoding cytochrome P450 71D8 produces the protein MESKSSFLIISSFIFFLLFLAKIYKQKIKMRSHKLPPGPWKLPLIGNLHQLALAGKLPHHTLGDLSHKYGPLMHLQLGEISTVVVSSPNLTKEIMKTHDLSFVQRPQFLAPNILTYESKDIIFASYGDYWRQMRKICTSELLSAKRVQSFSSIREDGVEKMIQFIHSSSCQDPLDLTKMVSSLVSSFVSRATFGKKSKYEDDLLCLLKQAMEMASGFDVADLFPSFKPIHLITGIKPKLENLQKKLDMILESIINEHQSNPALQGENLVDVLLRIQQRSSLEIPITQDNVKAVIWDMFGGGSDTSAITIEWAMSELMKNPRVMKKAQAEIREAVKGKKRIYESDLHKLGYLKLVIKETLRLHPPATLLMRECREACNIGGYEIPLKTNLILNAWAIGRDPEHWSDAEKFIPERFHDSTGFDFNKVNDNSFQYFPFGGGRRMCPGILFGLANIELPLAALLYHFDWKIPNEMKEEDLDMTEVFGATVSRKNNLFLIPTQYI, from the exons ATGGaatccaaatcttccttcttgATAATTTCCTCATTCATCTTCTTTCTGCTTTTCCTAGCAAAAATCTACAAGCAGAAAATCAAAATGAGGAGCCATAAACTTCCACCAGGACCATGGAAGCTTCCTCTAATAGGAAACTTGCATCAACTAGCATTAGCAGGAAAACTTCCACACCATACACTTGGAGATCTATCCCACAAATATGGACCTCTTATGCATCTTCAGCTTGGTGAAATTTCTACAGTGGTTGTTTCATCCCCTAATTTGACTAAAGAGATAATGAAGACACATGATCTTTCTTTTGTTCAGAGGCCACAATTCCTAGCTccaaatatattaacatatgAATCAAAAGATATTATCTTTGCTTCATATGGTGATTATTGGAGACAGATGAGAAAAATATGTACATCAGAACTTCTTAGTGCTAAAAGGGTCCAATCTTTTTCTTCCATTAGAGAAGATGGGGTGGAAAAGATGATACAATTCATTCATTCCTCTTCTTGTCAAGATCCACTTGATCTTACTAAAATGGTTAGTTCTTTGGTAAGTTCCTTTGTTTCAAGGGCAACTTTTGGTAAAAAATCTAAGTATGAAGATGATCTGTTGTGTTTGCTCAAGCAAGCAATGGAAATGGCAAGTGGTTTTGATGTTGCTGATTTGTTTCCTTCATTTAAACCTATTCATTTAATTACTGGGATAAAACCAAAATTGGAGAATTTGCAAAAGAAGTTGGATATGATTTTAGAAAGCATTATAAACGAGCATCAATCAAACCCTGCCCTGCAAGGTGAAAATCTAGTAGATGTTCTTTTGCGCATCCAGCAACGTAGCAGTCTCGAGATCCCAATAACACAAGACAATGTCAAAGCCGTAATCTGG GACATGTTTGGTGGTGGGAGTGATACTTCAGCAATAACAATAGAGTGGGCTATGTCAGAGTTAATGAAAAACCCAAGAGTGATGAAGAAGGCACAAGCTGAAATAAGAGAAGCTGTTAAAGGTAAGAAGAGAATATATGAGAGTGATCTACATAAACTTGGGTACTTGAAGTTAGTGATCAAAGAAACCCTGAGGTTACACCCACCTGCTACATTGCTCATGAGAGAATGCAGGGAAGCGTGCAACATAGGTGGATATGAAATACCTTTAAAAACTAACTTaatattaaatgcatgggcaatTGGAAGAGATCCCGAACATTGGTCTGATGCTGAGAAGTTTATACCGGAGAGGTTTCATGATAGTACtggttttgattttaataaagtGAATGATAATAGCTTTCAGTATTTCCCTTttggaggaggaagaagaatgTGTCCAGGAATTTTGTTTGGCTTGGCAAATATTGAGCTTCCTCTGGCTGCATTACTTTACCACTTCGACTGGAAAATTCCTAATGAAATGAAAGAAGAGGACTTAGATATGACTGAAGTCTTTGGAGCTACGGTGTCTAGGAAAAACAACCTGTTTTTGATTCCAACTCAGTATATTTGA
- the LOC25496089 gene encoding squalene monooxygenase SE1 yields MNYQYILGGEFLACSFAFVYVLYTLVEKKKPKEIASSSTYLKTNGPKNGICSSLLQEAAGGTDIIIVGAGVAGSALAYTLGKDGRRVHVIERDLSEPDRIVGELLQPGGYLKLLELGLEDCVDGIDAQRVFGYALYKDGKNIKLSYPLENFNVDVSGRSFHNGRFIKKMREKASYLPNVKLEQGTVTSLVEKNGSIVGVNYKNKSGQEFTEKAPLTIVCDGCFSNLRSSLCKPKVEVPSYFVGLVLENCNLPYANHGHVILGDPSPILFYPISSTEIRCFVDVPTGRKLPSIGNGEMTHFLKIVIAPQIPPELYNSFIAAVDKGNIRSMPNRSMPASPYLTPGALMMGDAFNMRHPLTGGGMTVALSDIALLRNLLKPLHNLHDASALCKYLESFYTFRKSTSSTINTLAGLLYTICIASPDPARKEMREACFNYLSLGGVFSDEPIALLAGLNSSSSTLLYHFIAVAAYGVGRLMMPFPSPKRIWIAARLLSVALGIIFPIIKAEGIWQMLFPSTVPALLCTPYARE; encoded by the exons ATGAATTATCAATATATTCTTGGAGGAGAGTTTCTTGCTTGTAGTTTTGCATTTGTGTATGTTCTATACACTcttgttgaaaagaaaaaacccaAAGAAATAGCTTCAAGCTCAACATATCTGAAAACCAATGGTCCAAAAAATGGAATATGCAGCAGCTTATTGCAAGAGGCTGCAGGAGGTACTGATATCATCATTGTAGGTGCTGGAGTTGCTGGTTCTGCTCTTGCTTACACACTTGGAAAG GATGGAAGGCGAGTGCATGTCATTGAAAGGGACTTGAGTGAACCTGATAGGATTGTGGGAGAACTGCTACAACCTGGGGGGTATTTGAAGTTACTTGAGTTGGGTCTTGAGG ATTGTGTAGATGGAATCGATGCTCAGAGAGTCTTTGGTTATGCTCTTTATAAGGATGGAAAGAATATCAAGTTGTCTTATCCCTTAGAAAATTTTAACGTTGACGTTTCTGGAAGAAGCTTTCATAATGGTcgttttataaagaaaatgcgAGAGAAGGCTTCATATTTACCGAA TGTAAAATTAGAACAAGGAACTGTCACATCTTTGGTTGAAAAAAATGGAAGCATCGTAGGGGTGAATTACAAAAACAAGAGTGGACAAGAGTTCACTGAAAAGGCTCCTCTCACTATTGTATGCGATGGCTGTTTTTCTAATTTGAGGAGTTCTCTTTGCAAACCTAAG GTTGAAGTACCTTCTTATTTTGTTGGTTTAGTCTTGGAGAATTGCAATCTTCCATATGCAAACCATGGGCATGTTATCTTGGGTGATCCATCACCCATTTTGTTTTACCCTATCAGTAGTACTGAGATTCGTTGTTTTGTTGATGTGCCTACTGGTAGAAAATTACCTTCCATTGGTAATGGTGAAATGACCCATTTTTTGAAGATAGTGATAGCTCCCCAG ATTCCTCCAGAGTTGTATAATTCTTTTATCGCCGCAGTTGATAAAGGAAACATAAGAAGCATGCCCAATAGAAGCATGCCTGCCTCACCTTATCTTACTCCAGGGGCTCTTATGATGGGAGATGCCTTCAATATGCGTCACCCTTTAACAGGAGGAGGAATGACTGTGGCTTTGTCTGACATTGCTTTGCTAAGAAATTTACTTAAACCTCTACATAACCTACATGATGCTTCTGCTCTTTGCAAATACCTTGAGTCATTCTACACCTTTCGCAAG TCAACGTCGTCTACAATAAACACATTAGCTGGTTTATTGTATACAATATGTATTGCATCTCCAGATCCAGCTAGAAAGGAAATGCGTGAAGCATGTTTCAATTATTTAAGTCTTGGAGGTGTTTTCTCAGATGAACCAATTGCTCTACTCGCAGGTCTTAATTCTAGTTCATCGACTTTGTTGTATCATTTCATTGCGGTGGCTGCATATGGTGTAGGTCGATTAATGATGCCATTTCCATCTCCAAAACGAATTTGGATTGCTGCTAGACTTCTTTCG GTTGCATTGGGTATCATTTTCCCGATTATCAAGGCTGAAGGAATATGGCAAATGCTTTTCCCATCAACTGTGCCTGCTCTTCTTTGCACACCTTATGCTAGAGAGTAA